GGGCGTATTCGGCGCCAACAGCGCCGGAAAGTCCACGCTGATGTACACCCTTTCAGGGATCATGGAAGATATCCGCCGCAAAGCGGAAATGGCCGGCGGCGAGCGCATCACGGTCATGGGGCAGATCCGCTATCTGGGCGAGGATATCATGGGCGTCAAACCGAGCCAGCGTGCCCGAAAGGGAATCGTCCTCTGCCCGGAGCGGCGCCGGATTTTTAACGAGAGCAGCGTCATGGAAAACTTAAGGATCGGCGGCTACGTGGCATCGCCGGCCCAGGCCCGGGAAACGCTGGCATATGTTTTTAAAATATTCCCGGCGCTGGAAAAACTGAAAAAACGGATCGGCGGCTTTCTCAGCGGCGGTGAGCAGCAGATGCTGGCCATCGGCCGTGCCTTGATGGCGCAGCCCAAGCTGCTCCTGCTGGATGAGCCCCTGATGGGCCTCAGCCCCCTGGTTCAGGCCATGCTGGTGCGGGCCGTCAGGGAAATCCGCGACGAAACCGGGATATCCATCATCATTACCGAGCAATATGCCCGGCCGGTGCTCCCTATCATTGATTACGGTTTTATTCTGGAAAACGGAGCAGCGGTCATGGAGGGAACCCGGAAAGAACTGATGGGCAACCCTGACGTGCGTTCCGCCTATTTTGGAATCTGACGGGTTGCGGGTTACGCGTTACGGGTTACGAGTTAGCGAAGGCTATGGTTCAGAAATGGATTACAATGCCTCCCGGTTCACAAAGGACGGTGTCCGGTTCATTAAAATCCCTGAGCCCTGAACCCTGAAAGCTTAGGCCGATTTAATACCGACTTGCTGGAAGGATATTATGATTGGGCCATGAGTAACAGCGAACTGCAAAACGAACGGATATTTACCCGCTTTGACCGGATGAGCGAGCGCTACCCGGACCGGACGGCGCTACTCTATCTGGGCGAACGCTTTACCTTTGCCCGGCTTCGAGAGCTAAGCGACCGGTTTGCCGGCGCCCTGACCGGCATGGGCATCGGCAAGGGCGACCGGGTCATGCTTTACATTCCCAACTGCCCCCAGTGGGTCATCGCCTTTCTGGCGATTCAGAAAATCGGCGCGGTGATGGTGCCGGTTTCACCCATCTACACCTCCCATGAGATCACCTACATGATAGAAGATGCCGGCGTTGAAACCGTCATTTGCCTCGACACCAATTACTGCTATGCCAACGAGGTCTGCTTTAACGTCGGGGTCAAACATGTCATCGTAACGAACCTGGTGGAGCTGCTCCCTTTATGGAAAAGATATCTCGGGGTTCTGCTGGATAAAATCCCCCACGGCAAGGTCGAAAAGCAGGACGGCGTTTACACGTTTAAATCGCTTTTAAACCACCCGCCCATCCAGTCGGCGGTTGCACTGGATCCCCGCAAAGACCTGGCATACATTCTCTATACCGGCGGGACCACCGGTTTCCCCAAAGGGGTTCCCGGCAACCACATCGGGATGACCTCCTATGTCAATGACGTCACCGAAGATGTTGCCCGCGGCTACCTGAAAGAGGGCGAAGATGTCTATATCGCCGTCAACCCCCTGTTTCACATCATGGCGCTGGGGCTGTTCATGTCGCTGGGACTGAACAAGGGCAACACCACCCTGCTGATGCCGGTTCCCCAGGTGGATGCCATTCTGGAAACGATCCAGCAGCACCGCGCCCGCTGGCTGCTGGGGGTTCCCGCCCTTTACCGCATGATTCTGGAAAACGACCGCATCGACCGGTATGACTTGAGTTCGCTGGCCTACTGCTACTGCGGCGGGGATGTACTCCCCATGGAAGTGTTCAACCGCTGGCAGCAGCGTTTCAACATTCCGATCTATCAGGTGTACGGCTCCACCGAGATCGGTCATGTCACCTACAGCCGCATTGACCGTCCGCCCCGGCCCACCTCCATCGGGCTGCCGCTGAAAAGCCGAATATGCAAGGTGGTGGACCCGGCGACCCTGGAACCGGTTGCAGCCGGTGAGGTTGGGGAACTGCTGGTCACCTCACCCTATACCCTCAAAACCTACTGGAACAAGCCGGATGAAACCGAGCGCGCCTATGTGAACCTTGACGGCGAAACGTATTACCGCATGAGCGATTTCGTCCGCCAGGACGAGTCCGGAGAACTGGTCTAT
The nucleotide sequence above comes from Desulfobacterales bacterium. Encoded proteins:
- a CDS encoding ABC transporter ATP-binding protein, whose product is MLTAEGLMVFYENMLALNNVGITCRENQIVGVFGANSAGKSTLMYTLSGIMEDIRRKAEMAGGERITVMGQIRYLGEDIMGVKPSQRARKGIVLCPERRRIFNESSVMENLRIGGYVASPAQARETLAYVFKIFPALEKLKKRIGGFLSGGEQQMLAIGRALMAQPKLLLLDEPLMGLSPLVQAMLVRAVREIRDETGISIIITEQYARPVLPIIDYGFILENGAAVMEGTRKELMGNPDVRSAYFGI
- a CDS encoding AMP-binding protein, with translation MSNSELQNERIFTRFDRMSERYPDRTALLYLGERFTFARLRELSDRFAGALTGMGIGKGDRVMLYIPNCPQWVIAFLAIQKIGAVMVPVSPIYTSHEITYMIEDAGVETVICLDTNYCYANEVCFNVGVKHVIVTNLVELLPLWKRYLGVLLDKIPHGKVEKQDGVYTFKSLLNHPPIQSAVALDPRKDLAYILYTGGTTGFPKGVPGNHIGMTSYVNDVTEDVARGYLKEGEDVYIAVNPLFHIMALGLFMSLGLNKGNTTLLMPVPQVDAILETIQQHRARWLLGVPALYRMILENDRIDRYDLSSLAYCYCGGDVLPMEVFNRWQQRFNIPIYQVYGSTEIGHVTYSRIDRPPRPTSIGLPLKSRICKVVDPATLEPVAAGEVGELLVTSPYTLKTYWNKPDETERAYVNLDGETYYRMSDFVRQDESGELVYVERSADIIKHKGYRISASEVEAVLQNHTTVIGACVVGVPDPKVGERIKAIVVLKEDARGVGGAELINWCRERLAPYKVPSYIEFRDMLPKSKVGKLLRREIRDEERRRISKEKSTA